The sequence CTATCCCAAGTACATTCATAAAATGAGCGACTTAtcccaaaatataaattattgcACTGATTTACTTACATCGCCatctcctcctctgcttcctctttGCTGTTAATTTCCTCCTTcacctctgtctcctccatctcctcctcttcatcactctcttcctgcctgatgtaaatcgcatccactcctgtctcttccacctcctcctcatcatctccgATGTTACCATCCTCTTCATCACTCTCTTCCTGCCTGATGTAAATCACCTCCACTGctgtctcttccacctcctcctctcgctCTCCGATGTTACCCGCCTCTTCATCACTCTCCTCCTGCCTGATGGAAATCGCATCCACTCCTGTCtcttccatctcctcctcctcatcatctccgATGTAACCCTCCTCTTCATCACTCTCTTCCGGCCTGATGTAAATCGCATCCACTCctgtctcttccacctcctcctcatcatctccgATGTTACCCTCCTCTTCATCACTCTCTTCCTGCCTGATGTAAATCACCTCCACTGctgtctcttccacctcctcctcttgcTCTCCGATGTTACCCTCCTCTTCATCACTCTCTTCCGGCCTGATGTAAATCGCCTCCACTCCTGTCtcttccatctcctcctcctcatcatctccgATGTAACCCTCCTCTTCATCGCTCTCTTCTTGCTTGATGTAAATCACCTCCACCTctgtctcttccacctcctcctctccgatGTTAttatcctcctccatcaccaacTCCTCCACCTCTGCCTCCTCAATCACCTCGTACTCTGTAAGCGAAAAAGAACATCCTCTATGATCTCTACAGATGGAGACATGATCGACATCATCAACGTCTACCCAGACTCTAAACCTAAGACGTGAAGACTTCCAGGTTCTCTCTATTCAGGCTTTCATTTTTCATTGTATCTTTATTCCTTTCTCACTATTTCTTTTACTATACCCGACCATCAAGACCCTAAAATATAGCCACCATAGAGGACGTCAATACCCAATAGTTCAGTAACCCAGAAAATGTACCAATGGAACCCCATAATACAATTTACAAGAAAACATTCAATCTACCACATCCACCACATTGTCCACAGTTATCAGTAACATTTACTGAGCTCTACAGCAAAGCTCAAGGGAAattcaccacatacagcacctAATATCGATTTGGACCACAAGGGGCGCTCACTTTATACAGATTTATGCAGCTATTATTATACACAgagacctgtatacagtgagctccccctagtggtggctgcaggaagacATTGTACATTTACAGGAAACATGAACTTACCGCAATCTCACTCTATAACTCTCCGACACCAACTCTACAACAAAGGAAAAAGAAAGAAGTGGCCATTACTAAAGAGGAGGAGACATAATAGAAGAAAATGAAGGACAAAACTGGAGCTGAGGACACAGTGGACTTACCTCCAACACCTACAACAAACCCTCAGAGGATTCTTAGTTCCGAAGCTCCTTATAAACCTGCATGAAGTCATAATGTAGGAGGGAGGAGCCAGCAGCACAACGTTCCATGACATCATAAGCAGCAGAAGCTTTTCTAGAATGGTAAGGCAGCCAATCAAAGAGCAGGATGTTTGATGGGAGGAGCCAA comes from Engystomops pustulosus chromosome 6, aEngPut4.maternal, whole genome shotgun sequence and encodes:
- the LOC140065484 gene encoding uncharacterized protein, which encodes MEEDNNIGEEEVEETEVEVIYIKQEESDEEEGYIGDDEEEEMEETGVEAIYIRPEESDEEEGNIGEQEEEVEETAVEVIYIRQEESDEEEGNIGDDEEEVEETGVDAIYIRPEESDEEEGYIGDDEEEEMEETGVDAISIRQEESDEEAGNIGEREEEVEETAVEVIYIRQEESDEEDGNIGDDEEEVEETGVDAIYIRQEESDEEEEMEETEVKEEINSKEEAEEEMAMPRRRWWRPKCLQRSSKKSRSSGGGGRRPSRFLRFLLCCSSVDSEE